From the Balneola vulgaris DSM 17893 genome, one window contains:
- the rpsK gene encoding 30S ribosomal protein S11: MAKNQSKTSAASSKRKKKKQITDPNGMAFVKATFNNVIVTISDADGNVLSWSSAGKEGFRGSRKNTPYAAQLSAETAAKAAYEMGLRKVEVFVKGPGSGREAAVRAMASAGLEVTSIKDRTPIPHNGCRPPKRRRV; encoded by the coding sequence ATGGCTAAGAATCAATCAAAAACTTCAGCTGCTTCTTCTAAGAGAAAAAAGAAAAAGCAGATTACTGATCCAAATGGAATGGCTTTCGTGAAAGCTACTTTCAATAATGTAATTGTAACTATTTCTGACGCAGACGGCAACGTGCTATCATGGTCTTCAGCAGGAAAAGAGGGCTTTAGAGGTTCTAGAAAGAACACTCCATATGCTGCTCAGTTAAGTGCAGAAACTGCAGCGAAAGCCGCTTATGAAATGGGACTTCGTAAAGTTGAAGTTTTTGTTAAAGGACCAGGTTCTGGTCGTGAAGCAGCAGTTCGTGCAATGGCAAGTGCAGGTTTAGAGGTTACTTCTATCAAAGATAGAACCCCTATCCCACACAATGGTTGCCGCCCACCAAAACGTAGAAGAGTTTAA
- the rpsM gene encoding 30S ribosomal protein S13 codes for MARIAGIDLPKQKRGVISLTYIYGIGPTTAKQLLERVGIDPDTKVQDWDEAQVIELRKILDEEYKVEGALRSEVNGNIRRLIEIGSYRGVRHRKGLPVRGQRTQTNARTRKGKKRTVAGKKKATK; via the coding sequence ATGGCACGAATTGCTGGAATTGATTTACCTAAACAGAAACGAGGCGTAATTAGCCTTACTTATATTTATGGAATCGGGCCTACTACTGCTAAGCAGTTGCTTGAGCGGGTTGGTATTGATCCAGATACGAAAGTTCAAGACTGGGATGAAGCTCAGGTGATAGAACTTCGTAAGATTCTTGATGAAGAATATAAAGTAGAAGGTGCACTACGTAGCGAAGTAAATGGCAACATTAGAAGACTCATCGAAATTGGTAGTTACAGAGGCGTTCGCCACCGTAAAGGTTTACCAGTTCGTGGGCAACGTACTCAAACTAATGCGCGCACCAGAAAAGGTAAAAAACGTACTGTTGCTGGTAAGAAGAAAGCAACGAAGTAA
- the rpmJ gene encoding 50S ribosomal protein L36: MKTRSSVKKRSSDDKIVRRKGRLYVINKKNPRHKQRQG; encoded by the coding sequence ATGAAAACTAGATCTTCAGTTAAAAAAAGAAGTTCAGACGACAAGATTGTTAGACGCAAAGGTCGTTTGTATGTAATTAATAAGAAAAACCCACGCCATAAGCAGCGTCAGGGTTAA
- the infA gene encoding translation initiation factor IF-1 has protein sequence MAKQEPIKQDGEIIEALPNAQFRVQLDNGHELLAHVSGKMRMYYIKILPGDRVAVEMSPYDLSKGRITYRYK, from the coding sequence ATGGCTAAACAAGAGCCCATTAAACAAGACGGAGAAATCATTGAAGCCTTGCCAAACGCACAGTTTCGTGTGCAGTTGGATAATGGACATGAATTACTTGCTCATGTTTCCGGTAAAATGAGAATGTACTACATAAAAATATTACCTGGTGATCGTGTAGCGGTAGAAATGTCGCCATATGATCTTAGTAAAGGTAGAATCACATATCGATATAAATAA
- the map gene encoding type I methionyl aminopeptidase yields MIYLKSENEIDKMRESAQLVSRTLAEVGKLIEPGVETGYLDRVAEEYISKHNARPAFKGYGPKGNEFPGTLCISVNDEVVHGIPGSRKLQEGDIVSVDCGVEMNGYFGDHAFTFEVGDCDEEATKLLRVTLESLYKGIEQATHGNKMGDVAYAIQSHNESHGFGVVRDLVGHGIGKSLHEDPSVPNFGRKGKGERLREGMTLAIEPMITVGTWRVKTLDDGWTICTADGSLAAHFEHDIVVREGKAEILSTFDYIAELSQKYEKIIYHG; encoded by the coding sequence ATGATTTACCTTAAGAGTGAAAATGAGATAGACAAAATGCGCGAAAGTGCGCAGTTAGTCTCAAGGACACTTGCTGAAGTAGGTAAATTAATAGAACCTGGTGTCGAAACCGGATATTTAGATCGAGTAGCTGAAGAATATATTTCCAAGCATAACGCTCGACCTGCATTTAAAGGTTACGGCCCAAAAGGAAATGAATTTCCAGGAACACTTTGCATCAGTGTAAACGATGAAGTGGTTCATGGAATACCAGGTAGCCGTAAGCTGCAAGAAGGCGATATCGTTTCGGTGGATTGTGGTGTTGAAATGAACGGCTATTTTGGAGATCACGCTTTTACTTTTGAAGTAGGAGATTGTGATGAAGAGGCTACTAAATTACTTCGTGTAACTTTAGAGTCGCTTTACAAAGGAATTGAGCAAGCAACTCACGGCAATAAAATGGGTGACGTTGCATATGCGATTCAAAGTCATAACGAAAGTCATGGCTTTGGAGTAGTAAGAGATTTGGTTGGTCATGGCATTGGTAAATCATTACATGAAGATCCATCAGTGCCTAACTTTGGCCGCAAAGGCAAAGGTGAACGACTAAGAGAAGGAATGACTCTCGCGATAGAACCTATGATTACAGTAGGAACTTGGAGAGTTAAAACATTGGATGATGGCTGGACAATTTGTACAGCCGATGGGAGCCTAGCGGCACATTTTGAACATGATATTGTAGTTCGCGAAGGAAAAGCTGAAATTCTCAGTACTTTTGATTATATTGCCGAGCTCTCGCAGAAATATGAAAAAATAATTTACCATGGCTAA
- the secY gene encoding preprotein translocase subunit SecY, with translation MSLIENFRNIFKIEDLKNRIFYTIGILMVYRAGSYITLPGVDASALISGASDASSLLGLFDLFVGGAFSRAGVFALGIMPYITASIIIQLAGAIVPYFQKLQREGEEGRRKITQLTRYGTVVITAFQAIAFSINLIATAPQAIVVNEFAFTITAMIVLTAGTVFVMWLGERITERGIGNGISLIIMIGIIAILPANFYNEVTTKSNAILVIIELAALVLVIAAVVMLTQGVRKIPVQYAKRVVGRKVYGGTTQYLPLKVNAAGVMPIIFAQSIMFIPSTIGQFFPENETVQYLTAWSADFTGWTYSIIFFFICVFFTFFYTAIAINPKEMADTMKRQGGFIPGVRPGKATVEFIDNILTKITLPGSIFLSLVAILPAIATNVLGVTPGFALFYGGTSLLIIVGVALDTLQQIESHLMMRHYDGFMKTGKIKGRRRA, from the coding sequence ATGAGTCTAATAGAAAACTTCCGCAATATTTTTAAAATCGAAGACCTAAAGAATAGGATCTTTTATACGATCGGTATTTTGATGGTTTACAGAGCTGGTAGTTACATCACTCTTCCAGGTGTTGATGCTTCCGCTCTTATTTCAGGTGCAAGTGATGCTTCTAGCTTACTTGGATTATTTGATCTGTTTGTGGGAGGTGCATTCTCCAGAGCAGGTGTATTCGCACTGGGTATCATGCCTTACATTACGGCTTCCATTATCATTCAGTTAGCGGGTGCTATCGTACCTTACTTTCAGAAACTTCAACGTGAAGGTGAAGAAGGTAGACGTAAGATCACTCAACTAACGCGATATGGTACCGTTGTAATTACAGCATTCCAGGCCATTGCATTCTCAATTAACCTTATTGCTACAGCGCCTCAGGCTATTGTAGTAAACGAATTTGCCTTCACGATCACTGCAATGATCGTACTAACCGCAGGTACCGTATTTGTAATGTGGTTGGGTGAAAGAATTACTGAAAGAGGTATTGGAAACGGGATATCCTTAATCATTATGATTGGTATCATCGCCATACTTCCAGCAAACTTCTATAATGAAGTAACAACTAAGAGTAACGCAATTCTTGTAATTATTGAATTAGCAGCTCTAGTATTAGTGATCGCAGCAGTTGTGATGTTAACACAGGGAGTAAGAAAAATTCCTGTACAGTACGCAAAACGAGTTGTTGGTCGCAAAGTTTACGGTGGTACTACTCAGTATTTACCACTAAAAGTGAACGCAGCAGGTGTGATGCCAATTATCTTTGCTCAGTCTATTATGTTTATTCCGAGCACAATTGGTCAGTTTTTTCCTGAAAATGAAACAGTACAGTACTTAACCGCTTGGTCAGCAGACTTCACAGGTTGGACTTACTCTATCATCTTCTTCTTCATCTGTGTGTTCTTTACATTTTTCTATACGGCTATCGCCATCAATCCTAAGGAAATGGCAGATACCATGAAAAGACAAGGTGGTTTTATCCCAGGCGTACGTCCTGGTAAAGCAACCGTTGAGTTCATTGATAATATTTTAACCAAGATCACACTTCCTGGTTCTATATTCTTATCTTTAGTTGCCATCCTTCCAGCAATTGCAACGAATGTTTTAGGAGTTACTCCTGGCTTCGCATTGTTCTACGGTGGTACAAGTCTATTGATTATTGTTGGTGTAGCATTAGATACACTTCAACAAATTGAAAGTCATTTGATGATGCGTCACTACGACGGGTTCATGAAGACTGGAAAAATCAAAGGCAGAAGAAGAGCATAA
- the rplO gene encoding 50S ribosomal protein L15: protein MDLHNLKAPAPNNKNRKRVGRGEGSGHGEQSGRGHNGAKSRSGYKRRAWFEGGQMPLQRRIPKFGFKNPNRVEFRPINLHTIAEFVEAGKLNESITIADLVEAGLAHKNDKVKLLGNGEFDTKVEIEVHAASKSAIEKVEKAGGKANVI, encoded by the coding sequence ATGGATCTACATAATTTAAAAGCTCCGGCTCCAAATAATAAAAACAGAAAGCGCGTTGGTCGTGGTGAAGGTTCTGGACACGGCGAGCAATCTGGTCGTGGACATAACGGTGCTAAATCGCGTTCTGGTTACAAAAGACGTGCTTGGTTCGAGGGTGGTCAAATGCCACTTCAAAGACGTATTCCTAAGTTTGGATTCAAAAATCCAAACCGTGTTGAATTCCGTCCAATCAACCTGCACACTATCGCCGAATTCGTTGAGGCTGGAAAGCTAAACGAATCAATTACTATCGCTGACTTAGTAGAAGCTGGCTTAGCTCACAAAAATGATAAAGTGAAGCTATTAGGGAATGGTGAGTTCGATACTAAAGTAGAAATCGAAGTTCACGCTGCTAGTAAATCTGCTATTGAGAAAGTTGAAAAAGCAGGCGGTAAAGCTAACGTAATCTAA
- the rpsE gene encoding 30S ribosomal protein S5, translated as MPKVRRKQSIPAANLNLEEKLVHVNRVAKVVKGGRRFSFNAIVVVGDGNGVCGHGLGKANEVSDAIQKGFDNAKKNLIRIPLTKTKSIYHPVVGKAGAGKVLLRPASDGTGVIAGGAVKNLLDVAGVHNILSKSQGSSNPHNMVKAAFKALSELTDPVEVAQRRGVSLNKVFEG; from the coding sequence ATGCCTAAAGTAAGAAGAAAACAATCTATCCCAGCTGCGAATCTTAACCTTGAAGAAAAGTTAGTACACGTAAACCGTGTTGCTAAAGTAGTAAAGGGTGGTCGCAGATTTAGTTTTAACGCAATTGTTGTAGTAGGAGACGGAAATGGCGTTTGTGGCCATGGTCTTGGAAAAGCAAATGAAGTATCAGATGCTATCCAAAAAGGCTTCGACAATGCTAAAAAGAATTTAATTCGAATCCCTCTTACTAAAACTAAGAGTATTTACCATCCAGTAGTTGGTAAAGCCGGTGCCGGAAAAGTATTACTTAGACCAGCTTCTGATGGTACAGGTGTAATTGCCGGTGGTGCTGTTAAAAACCTATTGGACGTTGCAGGTGTACACAACATCCTGTCTAAGTCTCAAGGCTCTTCGAACCCTCACAACATGGTTAAAGCTGCGTTTAAAGCGTTAAGCGAATTAACTGATCCTGTTGAGGTTGCTCAAAGAAGAGGCGTATCACTAAACAAAGTATTTGAAGGTTAA